Proteins from one Paraburkholderia sp. BL10I2N1 genomic window:
- a CDS encoding Re/Si-specific NAD(P)(+) transhydrogenase subunit alpha: MHIGVPAETRAHETRVAATPETVKKYVTQGHRVTIQSGAGTGASFPDDAFTAAGAEIVDAASAFGADLVLKVQSPTDAELALLKRGAVLVGMLDPFNTEKSSKLASAGVTAFALEAAPRTTRAQSLDVLSSQANITGYKAVLLAATLYPRFMPMLMTAAGTVKAARVLILGAGVAGLQAIATAKRLGAVIEASDVRPAVKEQIESLGAKFLDVPYETDEEREAAQGVGGYARPMPPSWLTRQSALVHERAKQADVVISTALIPGRAAPTLISVDTVQAMKPGSVLIDLAARRGAEYEGQRGGNCPLTEADKVVIKHGVTIVGYTNLASMVPADASSLYARNLLDFLKLIITKEGALIIDLADDIVAATLLARDGEVTRMA; the protein is encoded by the coding sequence ATGCACATCGGAGTGCCAGCCGAGACGCGCGCGCACGAAACCCGCGTCGCCGCGACGCCCGAAACGGTCAAGAAGTATGTGACCCAGGGCCACCGGGTCACGATCCAGAGCGGCGCCGGGACCGGCGCCAGCTTTCCAGACGATGCCTTTACGGCCGCCGGCGCGGAGATCGTCGACGCGGCGAGCGCATTCGGCGCCGATCTCGTCCTGAAGGTCCAGTCGCCCACCGACGCCGAATTGGCGTTGCTCAAACGCGGCGCGGTGCTGGTCGGCATGCTCGATCCGTTCAATACCGAAAAATCATCGAAGCTCGCCTCTGCGGGCGTCACCGCCTTCGCGCTCGAAGCCGCGCCGCGCACCACGCGGGCGCAAAGTCTCGACGTGCTGTCGTCGCAGGCGAACATCACGGGCTACAAGGCGGTGTTATTGGCCGCCACGCTCTATCCGCGCTTCATGCCGATGCTGATGACCGCGGCCGGCACCGTGAAAGCGGCCCGCGTGCTGATTCTCGGCGCGGGTGTGGCGGGCTTGCAGGCAATCGCGACCGCCAAGCGTCTGGGCGCGGTGATCGAAGCCTCCGACGTGCGCCCCGCCGTGAAAGAGCAGATCGAATCGCTCGGCGCGAAGTTTCTCGACGTGCCCTACGAAACCGACGAGGAGCGCGAAGCCGCGCAGGGCGTCGGCGGCTATGCGCGGCCGATGCCGCCGTCCTGGCTCACGCGCCAGTCCGCGCTGGTTCACGAACGAGCCAAACAGGCCGATGTGGTGATTTCCACCGCGCTGATTCCTGGCCGCGCCGCGCCGACGCTGATCTCGGTCGACACCGTGCAGGCGATGAAACCGGGCTCCGTGCTGATCGACCTCGCCGCCAGGCGCGGTGCCGAGTATGAAGGCCAGCGCGGCGGCAACTGTCCGCTCACCGAAGCGGACAAGGTGGTGATCAAGCACGGCGTGACGATTGTCGGCTATACGAATCTCGCCTCGATGGTGCCCGCCGACGCGTCGTCGCTCTACGCGCGCAACCTGCTCGACTTCCTCAAGCTGATCATCACGAAGGAAGGCGCCCTGATCATCGATCTCGCGGACGACATCGTCGCGGCCACGCTGCTGGCCCGTGACGGCGAAGTCACGCGCATGGCCTGA
- the gltA gene encoding citrate synthase: protein MEHSAIKATLSFSDESPSVELPLYKGTLGPDVIDIRKLYGQTGKFTYDPGFMSTAACNSAITYIDGDKGELLYRGYAIDNLAQNADFLETCYLLLKGELPNKQQNAEFVKTVTNHTMVHEQMHFFFRGFRRDAHPMAILVAAVGALSAFYHDSLDINNPRHREVSAIRMIAKLPTLVAMAYKYSIGQPFAYPKNDLSYSANFMHMMFSNPCEEYKVNDVLVRALDRILILHADHEQNASTSTVRLAGSSGANPFACIAAGIACLWGPAHGGANEAALNMLEEIGSFDNIPEFIKQVKDKNSGVKLMGFGHRVYKNYDPRAKLMRETCHEVLEELGLHDDPLFKLAMALEKIALEDEYFVSRKLYPNVDFYSGIVQRALGIPTAMFTCIFAMARTVGWIAQWNEMIADPEQKIGRPRQLFVGNGARRVAAR, encoded by the coding sequence ATGGAACACTCAGCGATCAAGGCGACGTTGTCCTTCAGTGACGAGTCGCCGAGCGTGGAATTGCCACTCTACAAGGGCACGCTTGGCCCTGACGTGATCGATATCCGCAAATTGTACGGCCAGACCGGCAAGTTCACGTACGATCCGGGCTTCATGTCGACGGCGGCTTGCAATTCGGCGATCACGTACATCGACGGCGACAAGGGCGAGCTGCTGTATCGCGGCTACGCGATCGACAACCTCGCGCAAAACGCCGACTTCCTCGAAACCTGCTACCTGCTGCTGAAGGGCGAACTGCCGAACAAGCAGCAGAACGCCGAATTCGTGAAGACGGTCACGAACCACACAATGGTGCATGAGCAAATGCACTTCTTCTTCCGTGGTTTCCGTCGCGACGCGCACCCGATGGCGATTCTGGTCGCCGCGGTCGGCGCATTGTCGGCGTTCTATCACGACTCGCTCGACATCAACAATCCGCGTCACCGTGAAGTGTCGGCCATTCGCATGATCGCGAAGCTGCCGACGCTGGTCGCCATGGCGTACAAGTACAGCATCGGCCAGCCGTTTGCGTACCCGAAGAACGACCTGTCGTACAGCGCGAACTTCATGCACATGATGTTCTCGAACCCGTGCGAAGAGTACAAAGTCAACGACGTGCTGGTGCGGGCTCTGGACCGTATCCTGATCCTGCATGCGGACCACGAGCAGAATGCATCAACCTCGACCGTGCGTCTCGCCGGTTCGTCGGGAGCGAATCCGTTCGCGTGTATCGCTGCCGGTATCGCATGTTTGTGGGGCCCGGCGCATGGCGGCGCGAATGAAGCCGCGCTGAACATGCTGGAAGAAATCGGCTCGTTCGACAACATTCCTGAGTTCATCAAGCAGGTGAAGGACAAGAACTCGGGCGTGAAGCTGATGGGCTTCGGCCACCGTGTCTACAAGAACTACGATCCGCGCGCGAAGCTGATGCGCGAGACCTGCCACGAAGTGCTGGAAGAGTTGGGTCTGCACGACGACCCGCTGTTCAAGCTGGCCATGGCACTGGAAAAGATCGCGCTGGAAGACGAATACTTCGTGTCGCGCAAGCTGTACCCGAACGTCGACTTCTATTCGGGTATCGTGCAGCGCGCGCTGGGCATTCCGACGGCCATGTTCACGTGCATCTTCGCGATGGCGCGCACGGTCGGCTGGATTGCGCAGTGGAACGAAATGATCGCCGATCCGGAACAGAAGATTGGTCGTCCACGTCAGTTGTTCGTCGGAAACGGTGCTCGCAGAGTAGCTGCTCGCTAG
- a CDS encoding NAD(P) transhydrogenase subunit alpha translates to MEVINHTVINLIIFVLAIYVGYHVVWNVTPALHTPLMAVTNAISAIVIVGAMLAAGLTLGTPGKFFGTLAVALAAVNVFGGFLVTRRMLEMFRKKEPKKLPAAARENA, encoded by the coding sequence ATGGAAGTCATCAACCACACCGTCATCAACCTGATTATCTTCGTGCTGGCGATTTACGTCGGCTACCACGTGGTCTGGAACGTCACGCCCGCGCTGCACACGCCGCTGATGGCCGTGACCAACGCGATTTCGGCGATCGTGATTGTCGGCGCAATGCTCGCCGCGGGCCTGACCTTGGGCACGCCCGGCAAGTTCTTCGGTACGCTCGCCGTTGCGCTGGCGGCGGTCAACGTGTTCGGCGGCTTTCTCGTCACACGACGAATGCTGGAGATGTTCCGCAAGAAAGAGCCGAAGAAGCTCCCGGCAGCCGCTAGGGAGAACGCGTAA